gcgctggctagcGTTGAGCTCACATCATCGAGACAACAAGCTATTGGCCTGTTGCACCATCGCATGCTCGAGCAGCGACAATGTTCTAGCTCGCCTGAGCAAAgcaagggagggcttcatcatccacgATGATCCTTTAGTTCACATCGTGGGCCATGGCtcgcgcacgcccaccgtctccatggcgctcgatctctcgatcgagctccacgcgttcctgctcaagctggagtcgcgcttcctcgagctcttggtgttaGGCTTTTAGCTGCTCTATCTGCATGCGAGGTGGGGCCATTgtctccccctcgacctcatcgttgAGGTCGTTCATCAGGGTTGCCTCCtcttcatggatgctttcgacgtgtccctaggaggtacctgccataaaacattcatgagaggggtgatgactccccctgctagagtcagagctggagggcgATTTCCGATGCTCCCgcaaggaggtcatggaaagattccacaaTATATTCGGTTATCCCCATGAACTTATCGTTCACGGGGGATGAAGGCGCGTGTTGCGCCATAGGGTGGTTGTTGGTCTctgtggcgttgcggagaccaaacaGGAGCGCTGTCAAGGCGCTCCGAATGAGGTATTCTGGAGAGAGTGGCTCCTCTCTAGTGAGCTGCACCATGACATTGGCAAACAAAAAGGAGAGGCGACGCAGGTCTTCCTAGGATGGCTAGGGTCCTAGGAAGACACCAAGCTGGTGCTCGAGCCTCTCATGGTCAAAGTTGAGGAGCTAGCTGTTTTCGAGGGTGTAGGCCTCCGGTGCGTGTAGCCGTAGCTCCTCGAGCGCCTTGGTGATTACGTCGAGGCCGACGGAGTGAAGAGGTCGCACGGCAGTGGGTGCCGtggccaactctccctccactgtgacgatgaagtccaggtccccgaagcgcacgtggGCGCTCGAGACCCAGTTGACATtatggctagccatccgaggccatGTGTTGATGTCGGGATGCgcaaaagtcccctacctggcgtgccaactatcggtgttttgagtaaacaccaacgagtaaatttgtattattgtgcgtctggcccggatggtgtgctaagaagacacaaggtttatactggtttgggcagaatgtccttaTGTCCAGTTCATGGCTactgcttgtgttactagcactgaaaagtttgtagtaggggttacaaacgggcgagagagggacaggtcccaagtctctagtggaaagaacgaatgggtaccgagagcttggtcgctacTTAGCTATGTGTTCGATGTTCGCTGCTAGTGGTTTTAATCTAATGCGGTGCAATATGTGATGTCTGATTCGATGCCCCttagtgggatgccctgctttcccttttataggtcaagggaaagcacGTGTTACAATGGGAGAAAAAAGGAGAACGAGAGGTAGAAGGAGTCCTTTAGGGTCACCGGGCCTTCCTTTTCCTCTATGCGGGCCCCGCTAACATGACAGGGGGagacagggatagctccatgctgggcaCCTGTCTGTTGACAATGCCATGCCCTGGCATTTTCAGCGGGTCGTCATGTCCCACTCCGTCTCGGCAGGCGGCGCGGTGAACCATCATGCTGATCAGCGGCCGtatagggagtaggcagcatagtgccaCGCGTTTgtcactgtgggcgatgtgagttccaTGGAATGCCATGTCATGGAGATGGGTCATGctgagatgtgaccgctccctgcacgatgccagaagtttgaccttgggttgtactttctggcccatagtggttggcggtggcatGAGCTTCCGTTAGGAACTGTGTTCGAGGGATCAGGcgaagcggagccagccctcagacatcggctgaggcggagcctaccctcgggtGTCGACCAAGGTGGAGCCATCCCTCGAACGTCGGCCGAGGctgagccaaccctcgggggtcggtcgaggcggagcctATCCTCGGGAATCAGCCAaagtggagccaacccttagacatcgggcgaggcggagccagtcctcagacgtcgggcgaggtggagccaacccttgggggtcggatgaggtggagccaacccttggaATTCagccgaggcggagccaaccctcaggggtcgggcgaggcggagcccgcggcctccaCGTCACCGAGGTGGagtcaaccctcgggggtcggacaagGCGGAGTCCATggcctcgggggtcggacgaggcggagtccatggcctcggtggtcggacGAGTCGGAAcccagcaagaggtgtagtcacgctcttgaccgatcggatgaatcaacgttgatggttattagctttttctcttcgggtaccctagtattggtccgcGACACAACTCTTTAATGAAATTCAGGTGCGGAGCATTCCCAGTTAACCCCTAAAAAAGTACTCCTTCCGTCCAATGAAAAAAACATAAATCTCATTTTCCAAGGAGTCAAGAATCTCGCGTTTGACATAGGAAAAAAGTACCAACATTTATGTTTTCAAatatatttattatgaaaatatatttcatacttAGTCTAATCATATCTATCACGCATCATAAATACCAATCTacttttttataaatttaatcaaatttgATATTGTTTGATTTTTCGAAAAACGAGAGTTACATTTTTTTAGAATGAAGAGAGTCAAACTTAAATTTAGTTAGACGTATGATTTTCTAAGTATTTATTACGCATCATAAATATCAATATATCTTTTATAAATTTGTCAAACTTGATATTGTTTGACTCATCGAAAAATAAGAATTACATTTCTTTAGAATGAAGAGAGTCAAACTTAAATTTAGTCAGACCTATGATTTTCTAAATCTTTAATATTATACGTttcacatttttttttttttttgcttattacAGTTCTACTATGTATACCTATCAATACTGTAAACATCTTAGATTTGTGATTAGAGAGAGTAGTTGGCGAAACGGTGACTAAACCATATATGATGCTAAGAGACAGTTCAGATTATTTGGTTTAAAGTTTAATTGACTAAAGTTGAGGACTAAAACTTTATACCACTTTAGCTCACTTGTGTAGTCTAATATTTTTATGAGGTTGACTAAACTTTATCAACACGTTAAGCCTCCCGTTTGAAGCCACAAGAGTTAAATTAATCTCTAGACCATTGGATTTAGAAAGGACCTAAATAAAAAACTACATTTTTTCTCTATATTCTAGGAGCCCATTTCATTGCAAGAATATGTTTTTTCTTACTTTATTCAGGAGAATTTGAAACAAACGCAGATTTTGgagaaagtttttttttcttgaaacaCCTAGAAACATTTCTTGGTTTTGAACTCTGGAGACTTTGGATTTTGGATAGATGGTTAAAAAAATTCACTGATTATTGCAAAGTGATTATGTTTCACCAGAGaaaggcttccaaagaggaactAAAAATGTTTTCAGAAGAATCTTGATCCGTAATCGATGTGCTCTAAGGAAATATGCGTTTGACTATGTCTTGGACTCTTTTGGTTGAAAATATTCTAACAGGAATTACATTGTACTctatccgtttcaaattataagaccttttgatttttttaaatacataacttttgctatgtatttagatatacattatatctagatacaagTAAAATCAATATATTAAAAAAAGCCAAAGTGTCTTTTAATTTGGAATGGAAAAAACATAACCTAAATTTATGCTCTAAGCACTTTCATGTGGTCATTATATTGTAACTAAAAGTTTTACATCttccataaaataaaaaatatcacatctTTCTCTGTGCCACATCTTTAAACTTGAAATAGAATGTTGTGTATCCCATACTTATATTATTACTTTCTCTGTTCCAACTTATATTACGTTCCGAATTTTTTTAGAGATGTTTCTTTTATTAAgtatctagatataatgtatGTCTAACAAAAATTATACatctaaaaaaactaaaatatcttATGATTTAGAAAGGAGCGAGACATTtacattcatgaaaatcaagaaAGAATCGACTCATCCCACTTTACCATCCAACCCACCAACCAGCATGGTCATCCGTGATCCAACGACTCTACCCGAATGCGGCTGGAGGTAGCCCGTCCCCAGGGCCCAGTACCCCAGCACATCAGACACCACGCCACGTCACCGTCGCCATGGCGCTGCACCACCTCCGCCTCGCGCCGCTCGCGCTCCTTCGCGCCGCGAGCCTCCCGCCTCTCGCCTCCTCCCGTATCGCcgtgcgccgccaccgccacgtTCTCCTATTCGCGCCGCCGTCGTGGCCGTGGCGCCTCCTGTCGCCCGCTGCGAGGCCGCGCGCGCTTGCCACcgcggccgaggccgaggccgacgacGTTGGCTCGGGCTCGGGCAACGGCTTCTTCGCCGAGAGCACGTCGTGGGCTTCACTCGGCGTATCAGAACGCCTCGCGTCCGCCCTGCGCGGCGCCGGGCTCTCGAGGCCTTCCCATGTCCAGGTAAAGGCTCCGCGCGCTTCAGCTGCAACACACGCGTGACACGccacgtgttcgacgaaatgTCGGACCTCGTGTGAACGTCTAATGCCTGTTTAACATGAACAACAGTTCAGTTGGTAGATGTACATTTTATACTCTTTTTCTCCGCACAGGAATGATATGTGAATTGACCGAGCTCTTTAAGCTCTGTCTACTGTTGGGGACCAGTCCGTTTGCCTCTCAGGGTGAACCAATGTCTATTCTAATTCGGAAATGCTAAAGGACAACCATGTGTTTTTGTCTCTCCCGGCACATGGTTTTCTGATCATCCGATCGCTGGGTCTGTCCATAGTTGACCGTATGATCCCCACCGATTTAGCTATCTGTTTTTTTTCCTTCTCTCATTTCATTTCATCGTCTCCCCCCTGACAACAGCGACTATAGAAAAAATTTGTCTCATTTTATAATATACTATTTATTTTTATTCTTGTCTaactatagaaaaaaattgtgacttgttaattgtctttatgtcaacatttatattattttttgtccTTGCCTAACTATAGAAAAAAATTTGTGATTTGTTAACTGTCTagctatagaaaaaaattgttacttgttaattgtctttgtgtcaACATATATTAGATTTCGTTAGGTTTGTATAGTTTTGTGTATCGGGTTTTTTATAACCTGATTCGAAAATTGCAGCTGCAATTTtatcataaaatatatgcaataagcATGGTGGCCGTTGGATTTCGTTCTAATGGTGGTAGAATTTGTGTGCTACTGTTATCTAAAGCAACTGAATTTGTTTCTCATAGAAATCGTGTGTTTTACATGGAACTAACAACCGTGTGCTAGTTGGTCACGAAACACATGAATATAATATAGACATCCTCCTTTATTATTTAGATAAGTATTTGAGCACTAGAGGATTCAGGTTACATCTCTCCCTTTTCACCTTTGTGGGATTAGTCAAATCAGTTCTGTTATTAATGACCATATATATTTTCCTGTTGCAAACAATAAGAATGTAAATCCTTACAACAACTGCAAACCTTTTTGGatcccaagcaagtttgggtatgtAGGCTAATTGTTCACCAAATATACTAGTGCTGTCATCTCTTCAAGACACTTCTCTTTGTTGTTGTTTGATTCATGAATATGATTGGATTCAGTATTTTTGATATCCACCTTTTGAATAATTTTTTTGGTCTGATGATAGTTTCACTGGGACTTGTCCTAGTATATTTCCAAACACGTATATCCTAACTGTCTTGTACTCTTGTTCAGTACCTACTGTTGCATGAAACTGTGAAAGATCAAAGATACTTACATAAAGTTTCAAATGTTATGCAGGCAACCTGTATACCACATGTTCTCATGGCAAATGATGTAATTGTCGCAGCAGAGACTGGCAGTGGCAAAACCCATGGTTACCTCGTACCTTTGATTGAAAAGCTGTGCTCAAAATCTTCTACCACCAAAGATGACAATTCTGAGGAGACCACCCCAGGGGCACATGACATTGTGTTGGCCCTTTGTCCCAATGTCATGCTCTGTGAGCAAGTTGTTCGCATGGCTAATTCATTGCTTGACGAGTCTGGTGAACCACTTAAAAGTGCTGCTGCTGTTTGTGGGCCAAAGGTATGCTCTATCTGAACACCATCTATGGTAATTAATAATGTGTTAAACTCATCTTTTTCTCGTCCTACTTATAGATAAATATATGATTAGCCTATCACATTCCAGAGCTAAACACCCATTTTAATTTCGACTTTTCTGTAATGGAATAGCCTTTTTTTCTAAAGTTGCGAGTGTGTTATCAACATGGGTCTTCATTTTAGGCTATTTACTTCCTATTTGTGGCTTTACTCTTACAACACCTCATGCAATGATGTAGTAATGCAGTTTATTGTGGTGATGTTTTCCTTAATTTTTATTTCATGCCAGGGCTGGCCAGCTGTTCATCCAGATATTCTTGTCGCCACTCCAGCTGCTCTCTTAAACTATCTGTTTGACTATGACCCAGAAAAGAGGCGAAGAGAGAGATTCCTGCGTGATGTAAAATTCGTAGTAAGTATTTGAGCAAAACATTTCCTTTTCTAGTGTCACCTTTGTATTCTTGTTTTATTTAATCAATTTTCTGAATCTGCTTGGCAAAGCTAGAATagttctctgtttttttttcatttcctgTCACCTGGATAAGAAATATCTGGAATAGTTTTGAGTTAAGATGTGGTATCTATGTAGTTAGCATGTTTGGTGCATGTCTTGAATCCGTTTCGTGTGTCTTTTCTTTTTTAAACCAAGTATTTGAACTGCAGTACTTGATATTCTGCTACTAGAAAGTCCTAATAGTTGTATATTTGGAATAGGTGTTTGATGAAGCAGACATGCTACTTTGTGGAAGTTTTGAGAACCAGGTCATTCGTCTCATCCATATGTTGAGATTTGATGAAAAGCTACTTTCTAGAGCACAGGATTCTGGAAAGGAAGTATCACCTGGGAGTGATGATGAATATCATGAGGATTCGAGGTTTGAGAGTGCTGAATTTAGTGGTTCTGATGAGGAAATTGAAGACAATATTGTGCAAGATAGACCTGTAAAAGTGGAGAATAGTCATGTTGGAGCACGCAAGGACTGGAGGAGAGTTAGAAAAATATTCAGACGCAGCAAGCAGTATGTCTTTGTTGCTGCCACCCTTCCTCAGAGTGGGAAAAAAACTGCTGGTGGTGTGCTAAAGCGTATGTTTCCAGATGCTGTATGGGTTAGTGGCACTTATCTGCACCGTCACAACCCCAGGTATTCACTTTTTCTTCACTATATAAGCTTTTGAATGCCCTCTGTGGTCAGGATTCTTGTTTTTAATTTGCTTGCTCATTTATGGAATTCTCACTGGCATTACAATTAAATCTTGCTATTTCTCTTGTAAtcccctttttttttctttgttacTTCATATTCCTGCCTTAATTTTTACAAGCTTGATATATATTGCACGCATATGCAGATTAGAGCGAAGATGGATAGAGGTCACTGCTGATACACAAGTTGATGCTCTTCTGAACGCAGTTAAATATGGCCTGAAGAGTGAAGTTCATGATGCTAAAGATGTTCCAAGACGCATTATGGTCTTCACAAACACCGTTGATGCTGCCAATTCAGTCTCTGATATATTGCAGCGAGTTGGTATTCCATGTATCTTGTACCATCGTGAGAGTTCCTTGGAGGAGAGGGCTAACAATTTGCAGTCTTTCCGGGAAAATGGTGGTGTGCTTGTATGCACTGATGCTGCTGCCCGTGGGCTTGACGTCCCAAATGTTTCTCATGTCATTCAGGTATCATCTACCTCTGGTGTCAGTGTCAATACTTAAACAGTACAActgaaaattttaaattaatatAAAGGGGTCATGCAGTTATGCATACAAAATTGTAATTTTTGTCATATTCCTTGAGTAATCCAGCTACAGTTGAATTTGTGTGGGGGTGGTTTCATCTCACAAGAACGCTTATCAAATGATCTTTGCTTCTGTAGGCAGAATTTGCTGCCTGTGCTGTTGATTTTTTGCACAGGGTGGGCCGCACAGCCAGAGCTGGTCAATCTGGTATAGTGACCAGCCTATACACAGAGGCAAATCGTGATCTTGTAAGAGCAGTTCGTCAAGCAGAGGAGTTGGCTCAGCCAGTGGTAAGACTCATTGTTTTCTTCACCATCTTGAAGGTATAATATTTTTCTGGAGAAGCACTTGCATAGTAAAAATGTTAATGTTTAAACAGGAGAGAGCATTCAGCAGGAAAAGAAGCTTTCGCAACAAATTAAAGAAGCAAGCATTACAAAAACGTGAAGCACTGGTATCTTGACAGCGTGACTCACTATATTTGTAGTAAGGAGAAAACATATGCTTTTTCTCCTTTATTACTGTTGGTGATGAATGTTTTTGTAGTACCATATAGAAAGCTGCTACATATTAAATGGAAGTTATATTCAGATGGAATGCGTTGAAGTAATCTGACCAACATGTAGTCTCTTGGAATAATTATATTCTTGTGGCGTTTTTGTGGTATTCTTACCGCCTTATTGCAAGTCATTTCAGATTCTATTTGGACAAACCCTTTTCCTGGTACCGGACATAAATATCTAAGATGCCGCTAATGCGTGACGGGTTGCGCCATTAACGAGCGTGTGATCTGTCGCTTTCCCAATCGGCGTGCCGCCCATCGCCTCACCGCAGGACAGTAGGGTCTCACCGGAGCTCCGCGGCgacctctttcttcctcttctcccgcCGCTGCAATGGCCATGGTCGCCCTGCTCTAACCCTGTCGGCCACCTCTATCGCCCGCTTAGCGTTATCGCCGCCTCCACCTTGCCGCCGTCTCTTCCGTCCTCACCATCGGGCCTGCCTGCCTCCCCCGACCCCCTTTCTAAGCCCGCTAGAGATGGAGAAGaagtgagggagaagaagagaagagagaggaagagaggaagaaTATTGGGTCGACCTAGCGTAGATGTGTCGCGCTCTCCCGTCCTCACTATCAGGCCTGCCTGCCTTCCTCGACCTCCTTTGTAAGCATGCCAGAGATGGAGAAGTCCTCACTATTAGGCCTGCCTGCCTCTCCCGACCCCTTTCTAAGCCTGCCAgacatggagagagagagagagagagagagagacacttGGGCCAACCTAGAGTAGAGGCGTCGCGCGTTACAACCAGAGCACGATGAGTCCTCAGATAGATTTTGCGAATATCTATTACCACTAGGGATGGAAACGGTCGTCTCAActattttctacttttacattcaaATACGAAAATGAAAGTGAAAGCGGTAAAGCTGGACATGAAAACGAAcatgaacttacggaatatcgagaatttcgaaaacaaACTAATTCGAACGGAATTATGTcaaacacggtcggtatacgaaaattCAATACGAAATAGACTTgtaggaccaagtgcataacaattaacaagtgtaTAACCATGTGAATAACCATTAAAAGTCTTACAACTTTcataaaaagtatctccatttgacaccatataagaaagatatgattttttctaACAAGCGTTTGTACGCGATTATTATACTGTTGAAATTTTGTTTAGTTTTTTTTAACATCTTAAAGACCTCAAATGAAAGAACTAAaaattagaaagttgtagatcttgtcgagagatacaattttcatataaaaatcatcatCATCCGAGATTGtatgaaaaagatacaattttttaAGGCTGAACTTCTAGTGGCCAAATTATTTTGAATTCGGGATATTCTAAATTAAGTAGAAAAGcagaaaacggtcggaaaacgTCTAAACCATTTTCATTCCGATTTTGAATTTGGTGTTTCGTATTTCAAACCGAATTCGAATTTATTCAAAAATACAAATTTGGTCGGATCAAATGTAGAAAACGACGTGGTTCAGTTCAAGATATTTCCGTATTGTTTTCATCCCTAATTACCACATGCGAATCTGCTAATCTATACTATAAAAGAGCGAATGAATTGAAAAATATATTTCACCAAAAAAA
Above is a genomic segment from Miscanthus floridulus cultivar M001 chromosome 3, ASM1932011v1, whole genome shotgun sequence containing:
- the LOC136546163 gene encoding DEAD-box ATP-dependent RNA helicase 22-like is translated as MALHHLRLAPLALLRAASLPPLASSRIAVRRHRHVLLFAPPSWPWRLLSPAARPRALATAAEAEADDVGSGSGNGFFAESTSWASLGVSERLASALRGAGLSRPSHVQATCIPHVLMANDVIVAAETGSGKTHGYLVPLIEKLCSKSSTTKDDNSEETTPGAHDIVLALCPNVMLCEQVVRMANSLLDESGEPLKSAAAVCGPKGWPAVHPDILVATPAALLNYLFDYDPEKRRRERFLRDVKFVVFDEADMLLCGSFENQVIRLIHMLRFDEKLLSRAQDSGKEVSPGSDDEYHEDSRFESAEFSGSDEEIEDNIVQDRPVKVENSHVGARKDWRRVRKIFRRSKQYVFVAATLPQSGKKTAGGVLKRMFPDAVWVSGTYLHRHNPRLERRWIEVTADTQVDALLNAVKYGLKSEVHDAKDVPRRIMVFTNTVDAANSVSDILQRVGIPCILYHRESSLEERANNLQSFRENGGVLVCTDAAARGLDVPNVSHVIQAEFAACAVDFLHRVGRTARAGQSGIVTSLYTEANRDLVRAVRQAEELAQPVERAFSRKRSFRNKLKKQALQKREALVS